A section of the Gimesia chilikensis genome encodes:
- a CDS encoding FecR domain-containing protein has protein sequence MLSPQEQEELMHLCWEYQYGSLNPRQAARLEKMVLSHDAARDLFVQYAGMCANLEWEGIVDPGPLGRSTTYDPLPSGELRTIPDYLPEKQGNRKWTLLLSSATLLAFCLLGVAYLVYSQAILQNPLAYQAQIIRLQEAHWATGKRNWLQNQRLRTGDQLQLDHGLVELETVSGARIILKGPARLNSIGSDQFRLNQGHLFAHVPPAARGLTVETPTSRVIDLGTRFGLVVNPSHETEVHVIQGLVRLNLLDAAREITETQDLTENTAVRVQPESETITRIEASPEFFVQDLARNEPRLVAHWKLNEPESSVTARDSGDSHLDLNVMAETGLSPFTNKPAPQNTSTAAGPFQSQLHKLFRTLNTTEAELFDLKRFTITLWARNPSRDRQGDSDTLFHYRNTRLHSTSQFNLYSDSTTGRLGFGFLDAANQYHSWQTNQDIRWDQDRWYRIVFTYDANTAAPNDSIVTYTRTPEFASTPDLQQTFTNIKDILPLSPGGVLAVGGSTLSDISRHWGGEIADVRFIQGIPDRFLNSQAQPALIADP, from the coding sequence ATGCTGTCTCCCCAGGAACAGGAAGAATTGATGCACCTCTGCTGGGAATACCAGTACGGTTCACTCAATCCACGACAGGCAGCAAGGCTGGAAAAAATGGTGCTCAGCCACGACGCTGCCCGCGACCTCTTCGTGCAGTATGCGGGCATGTGTGCCAATCTGGAATGGGAAGGAATTGTCGATCCTGGCCCGCTGGGGCGATCGACTACATACGATCCACTCCCCTCCGGAGAATTGCGCACGATCCCCGACTACCTCCCGGAAAAACAGGGAAACCGGAAATGGACGCTCCTACTCAGTTCGGCCACGCTTCTCGCATTTTGCCTGCTGGGAGTTGCCTACCTGGTTTATTCCCAAGCGATCCTCCAGAATCCTCTGGCATACCAGGCACAAATCATCCGGCTCCAGGAGGCACACTGGGCGACAGGCAAGCGAAACTGGCTGCAGAATCAACGCCTGCGCACCGGCGATCAGCTTCAACTGGATCATGGTCTTGTCGAACTGGAAACAGTTTCCGGCGCCCGGATTATTCTCAAAGGCCCTGCTCGACTGAATTCAATCGGCTCTGATCAGTTCCGTTTAAACCAGGGCCATCTGTTTGCACATGTGCCTCCCGCAGCCCGAGGCCTCACCGTTGAAACTCCCACTTCGCGCGTAATCGACCTGGGAACCCGTTTCGGCCTGGTTGTCAATCCGTCCCATGAAACCGAAGTGCATGTCATCCAGGGACTCGTCCGGCTTAACCTGCTTGACGCAGCTCGTGAAATCACTGAGACACAGGATCTGACCGAAAACACTGCTGTTCGGGTACAACCTGAATCGGAAACGATTACCCGAATTGAAGCTTCACCCGAATTCTTCGTACAGGACCTGGCCAGAAACGAACCCCGGCTCGTTGCCCACTGGAAACTCAATGAACCAGAATCATCCGTCACGGCACGCGACTCGGGAGATTCCCACCTGGATCTGAATGTGATGGCTGAAACGGGACTGTCTCCCTTTACAAACAAACCGGCGCCACAAAACACTTCAACTGCAGCCGGACCATTTCAATCACAGTTACATAAACTGTTTCGCACGCTGAATACCACCGAAGCAGAACTGTTCGATCTCAAGCGTTTCACAATCACGCTCTGGGCACGCAACCCCAGCCGCGATCGCCAGGGAGACTCCGACACCCTGTTTCATTATCGTAATACCCGTCTGCACAGTACCTCTCAATTCAACCTGTACTCCGACAGCACCACAGGCAGACTGGGCTTTGGTTTTCTGGATGCGGCAAACCAATATCATTCCTGGCAAACCAATCAGGATATCCGCTGGGACCAAGATCGCTGGTACCGGATTGTCTTCACCTACGATGCCAACACCGCAGCTCCGAACGACAGTATTGTGACGTATACCCGCACTCCTGAATTTGCTTCAACCCCCGATTTGCAGCAGACATTTACCAATATTAAAGACATTCTTCCCCTCTCACCGGGGGGAGTTCTGGCGGTGGGAGGCTCCACGCTTTCCGACATCTCCCGGCACTGGGGAGGCGAGATTGCCGATGTGCGATTTATCCAAGGCATCCCCGACCGCTTCTTAAATTCTCAGGCACAACCAGCGTTGATCGCAGATCCATAA
- a CDS encoding DUF1559 domain-containing protein, translated as MKSTESRRGFTLIELLVVIAIIAILIALLLPAVQQAREAARRSTCKNNLKQMGLALHNYHSTHGMFPASRIGPYQSTCTTCGPDSRFSTYVPLLPYLDQAPLYEQITGNLGSTSYVWNTGFSAYKTKLAIIMCPSDVDTGDITPLGQHNYLFSVGDQYSNLETNSSGALRGVFGFRTSVRMRDIIDGTSNTAMVSECVRPPGAGSLTPANTFGTNSTSNTTNPSACRASFVNGAFTTGLLDRNRSLGTRWTDGRAGYINFNTILPPNSPVCNGQTTSGILPPSSRHEGGVHLLMGDGAVRFISENIDTGNIAASQVTSGKSPYGIWGALGSKNGGETVGEF; from the coding sequence ATGAAATCAACAGAATCCAGACGCGGCTTTACGCTCATTGAGCTGCTGGTCGTCATCGCCATTATTGCTATTTTAATCGCACTGCTCCTGCCCGCAGTCCAGCAGGCGCGTGAGGCTGCTCGACGCAGCACCTGCAAAAACAATCTCAAGCAGATGGGATTGGCGCTACACAATTACCATTCAACACACGGTATGTTTCCCGCCAGCCGAATCGGTCCCTATCAAAGCACCTGCACGACCTGTGGGCCGGACTCCCGCTTCAGCACTTACGTCCCTTTACTTCCCTACCTGGACCAGGCCCCCCTCTACGAACAGATCACAGGTAACCTGGGATCGACGTCCTATGTCTGGAACACAGGGTTTTCAGCTTACAAAACCAAACTGGCTATTATCATGTGCCCGTCCGATGTCGATACAGGCGACATCACTCCATTGGGTCAACATAATTACCTGTTCTCGGTAGGCGATCAATACAGCAATCTCGAAACGAATTCATCCGGTGCTCTGCGAGGCGTATTTGGGTTCCGGACCAGTGTCCGCATGCGGGATATCATTGACGGTACCAGCAACACGGCAATGGTCTCAGAGTGTGTGCGTCCCCCCGGAGCGGGCTCCCTGACACCGGCCAACACGTTCGGCACCAACTCCACCAGCAACACCACGAACCCATCTGCCTGCCGAGCCAGCTTTGTAAACGGTGCTTTTACCACCGGACTGCTGGACCGAAACCGCTCCCTGGGTACGCGCTGGACCGATGGTCGTGCAGGCTACATCAACTTTAATACCATCCTGCCTCCCAATTCGCCGGTCTGTAATGGACAGACAACTTCGGGAATTTTACCTCCCTCCAGTCGACATGAAGGGGGCGTCCACTTACTGATGGGAGATGGCGCGGTTCGCTTTATCAGCGAGAACATCGACACCGGTAATATTGCTGCATCACAGGTCACTTCAGGTAAAAGCCCCTACGGTATCTGGGGCGCACTGGGTTCCAAGAATGGAGGAGAGACAGTAGGGGAATTCTAA